A single Lolium perenne isolate Kyuss_39 chromosome 6, Kyuss_2.0, whole genome shotgun sequence DNA region contains:
- the LOC127310414 gene encoding uncharacterized protein — translation MDRRTTLYNRAVTHYHKAKLDRADLARELEAAKVEAAKVPQLESDLRAARAQCAESEEAGRSAAGKLKLAEQELTRLRLLEQNHLAELNSLRTAEKEKVDDLSRRLTEVEKQRLVLQEEVTAKSTELTATAKRWTDEFSALDRGLAAAFPETQDAALAAVGVARDSRRRETGEGSSEYFSMEDHMASMAARIEPITKLGWELRKAAEELVPMLWPEEAVPQDISGLISSMERAPDRFLDWKESATRASADMALSFVLSWYNEVDLGQLQFR, via the exons atggaccggcgcaccactctgtataatcgcgccgtcacccattaccacaaggccaagctggaccgggccgacttggcccgcgagctggaagcCGCCAAGG ttgaagccgccaaggtcccgcagctggagtcggatctccgagccgctcgcgcccagtgcgccgagagcgaggaggcgggccgatccgccgccggcaagctcaagctggctgagcaggagttgacgcggctgcgcctgctggagcagaaccatctcgccgagctcaactccctcaggacggcggagaaggagaaggtggatgatctgagccggcggctgacggaggtggagaagcagcggcttgtgctgcaggaggaggtcaccgctaagtccacggagctgacggctaccgccaagcgctggaccgacgagtttagcgcgcttgatcgcggcttggcgg cggccttcccggagacgcaggacgcggctttagcagccgttggcgtcgcgcgcgactccaggaggcgggagactggcgagggcagctcagagtacttctccatggaggaccacatggcgtccatggctgcccgcatcgagcccatcaccaaactcggctgggagcttcggaaggcggctgaagagctggtgccgatgctgtggcctgaagaggcggtgccgcaagatatctccggcctcatctcctcgatggagcgggcgccggaccgcttcctcgactggaaggagtcggccacgcgcgctagtgccgacatggcgctgtccttcgtcctctcctggtacaacgaggtggacctggggcagcttcaGTTCCG